In Podospora pseudoanserina strain CBS 124.78 chromosome 5, whole genome shotgun sequence, a single window of DNA contains:
- a CDS encoding hypothetical protein (EggNog:ENOG503NWFN; COG:I) — protein MAPGLTPLRLLPRLAQRAFYSTEAPGPLLRITDIPAPSTGHIRILELNRPSARNAISRALLDSLRSEIEDVHEQYDPATGEELPTPQWKKRFGGVAGEDEKGPTRALVIASAVDASFCAGADLKERRGFTQEETAAFLLNLRSTLTSLSNLPIPTISAISSLALGGGLELALSTHFRVMTSNAVVGLPETRLGIIPGAGGTYRLPALIGINRARDLILTGRRVSAPEAYFLGLADRLVEVQPEKEWEGLQEKERDGKVLDLARRTALSEAVRLATEISEGGPIAIRAGLKAVGEPMEAVENDMYLRVVNTEDKYEALRAFGEKRKPVFKGR, from the exons atgGCCCCCGGtctcacccccctccgcctcctcccccggctgGCCCAAAGAGCCTTCTACTCCACAGAAGCGCCCGGCCCCCTCCTCAGAATAACCGACATCCCGGCCCCCTCGACCGGCCACATCCGCATCCTCGAGCTCAACCGCCCCTCCGCCCGCAACGCCATCTCCCGCGCCCTGCTCGACTCCCTCCGCTCCGAGATCGAGGACGTCCACGAGCAATATGACCCCGCGACCGGCGAGGaactcccaacccctcaatgGAAAAAGAGATTCGGGGGCGtggcgggggaggacgagaaagGTCCCACGCGGGCGTTGGTGATTGCCAGTGCGGTTGATGCTAGTTTTTGCGCGGGGGCGGATCtaaaggagaggagggggtttaCGCAGGAGGA GACTGCCGCTTTTTTGTTGAATCTCAGGAGTACCCTGACTTCGCTGTCGAATCTGCCTATTCCTACTATTTCGGCCATCTCGTCGCTGGCgcttgggggagggttggagtTGGCTTTGTCGACGCACTTCAGGGTCATGACGTCGAAtgctgtggttgggttgCCTGAGACGAGGTTGGGGATTATtcctggtgctggagggACTTACCGTCTTCCTGCTCTGATCGGTATCAACAGGGCGAGGGATTTAATCCTtactgggaggagggtttccGCTCCGGAGGCGTATTTCCTTGGGCTGGCGGATAGGTTGGTCGAGGTGCAGCCCGaaaaggagtgggagggtttgcaggagaaggagagggatgggaaggtgcTGGacttggcgaggaggactGCGTTGAGTGAGGCGGTGAGGTTGGCGACGGAGATTAGCGAGGGAGGGCCGATTGCGATCAGGGCGGGGTTGAAGGCGGTTGGGGAGCCgatggaggcggtggagaatGATATGTatttgagggtggtgaataCTGAGGATAAGTATGAGGCGTTGAGGGCgtttggggagaagaggaagcctGTGTTTAAGGGGAGGTAA
- a CDS encoding hypothetical protein (EggNog:ENOG503P6N0; COG:S) produces the protein MSFLTEATTRRLATLSTQAIRSTTVTTTAPRAAFSSSVTLQKTVADTTKDTLKTVDRTVSDKLVDAIDIGSTVASKVKEVAEDVTGQKNTGAAADLKGQAAGMAKNVSGQAQGKANELAGKAQKMGSQAQGKAQELGGQAQGKASEVAGKAKGAAYEAEGKARGAAGEL, from the exons ATGTCTTTCCTCACCGAAGCCACAACCCGTCGCCTggccaccctctccacccagGCCATCCGCTCCACAACTGTCACCACTACCGCGCCCAGAGCCGCTTTTTCGAGCAGCGTTACGCTGCAGAAGACGGTTGCTGATACGACGAAGGATACGCTCAAGACGGTGGACAGGACCGTGAGCGATAAGTTGGTTGATGCCATTGATATTGGGT CAACCGTCGCCTCCAAAGTAAAGGAAGTAGCCGAAGACGTCACCGGCCAAAAGAACACCGGCGCTGCTGCCGATCTCAAGGGGCAAGCCGCCGGTATGGCCAAGAATGTGAGCGGTCAAGCCCAGGGCAAGGCTAATGAGCTGGCGGGCAAGGCTCAGAAGATGGGGAGTCAGGCGCAGGGAAAGGCGCAGGAGTTGGGCGGACAGGCGCAGGGCAAGGCGAGTGAGGTTGCGGGCAAGGCCAAGGGGGCGGCTTATGAGGCTGAGGGGAAGGCTAGGGGGGCTGCGGGTGAGTTGTAA
- the NUP37 gene encoding Nucleoporin Nup37 (EggNog:ENOG503NVHH), producing MQSTPRTRRTPQNTQYTYTLGRRIHHVKTYPVQSPQGATILLYGHENGVTVVWRGGRRLKPQTENKSKEKNNGSTSNAIMIIDSDEEDVPPPFVDKPEFEDSPTSTATPPLAEIIQTLDLAFGTAVLKIAVLPMPNTTSAEAAWNGADILKQKIIFAVTCATSEVYLITLPLTPPSNESKARPELRESLLAANAGKGVWGETLTLLGGQSRPCEGVAMTLAKSTAASRSRSVEPTTTQSQTRQSSRVIVAAHSREASGTLRLWNVPLDAKPGVISRLEPFQTEYLPSPLSSISFNPTQLTQLLTVSSTHAVRLYDYSTPALPLEDASEGPFPIQGSWLLSLYPPFTRSATMSTSRKPIVAAEWIAHGRAVLTLLADGQWGIWDIEDASPTATSASSGGLFSKASAGLRGSAITNFSVTGHLEGTSPLKNPATQKSPAATGSSREFVPMTPHTRREALASANGGPEKLVCVRGGITVTHLSPAKGTATGDETALLWLGGSDPLVSVVPNVAKFWDSQLRKAAGGGNLWSGTQLTRMARLTDLGAGLLGERCTGAAAIPKPVTANNSSASENGTPPVEASLPVEVLIQGESRVVFVHESEDAPSFTSRLLGARKKVGGRTDLEPAKAILAYPRPEKPNSVAFNLSIAHRPASENAALLRSVRRPAAAGGLFSQDQPRGGDSLFPSVEAPAVPSQGASQAIGLRFINDLNFAADQPDDEQEAINRNIEEEMMDIMEIDRELEQMEDERERSTKRVFFEEG from the exons ATGCAATCAACTCCCAGAACTCGGCGCACGCCGCAGAACACCCAATACAC ATATACACTAGGTCGCAGAATACACCATGTCAAGACATACCCAGTCCAGTCACCTCAGGGAGCCACAATCCTGCTCTACGGCCACGAGAATGGCGTCACCGTCGTTTGGCGCGGCGGTCGAAGGCTCAAACCCCAGACCGAGAACAAATCAAAAGAGAAGAATAACGGTTCTACCTCCAATGCCATCATGATTATCGATtccgacgaagaagatgttCCCCCTCCTTTTGTCGACAAGCCCGAGTTCGAAGACAGCCCGACCTCGACGGCGACCCCCCCCCTCGCCGAAATCATACAGACATTGGATCTCGCCTTTGGCACCGCAGTCCTCAAAATTGCTGTTCTGCCAATGCCAAACACCACGTCCGCCGAGGCAGCCTGGAATGGTGCCGACATTCTCAAACAAAAGATCATCTTCGCTGTGACTTGCGCCACGAGCGAGGTCTACCTGATTACTTTGCCTCTGACGCCACCATCCAACGAGAGCAAGGCGCGACCTGAGCTACGGGAAAGCCTGCTGGCAGCGAATGCAGGAAAGGGCGTGTGGGGAGAGACATTGACGCTGTTGGGGGGCCAGAGCCGGCCATGTGAAGGAGTCGCCATGACATTGGCCAAGTCCACGGCTGCATCGAGAAGCAGATCGGTAGAGCCCACGACAACACAGTCACAGACAAGACAATCTTCTCGCGTTATCGTCGCAGCCCACTCCCGAGAAGCAAGTGGCACTCTTCGCTTATGGAACGTGCCCCTGGATGCCAAGCCTGGTGTCATCAGTCGGCTGGAGCCGTTCCAAACAGAATacctcccatcaccactttCCAGCATCTCTTTTAATCCTACCCAGCTCACCCAGCTGTTGACCGTCTCCTCGACACATGCCGTGCGTCTCTACGACTATTCGACACCGGCGCTTCCACTCGAGGATGCCTCTGAAGGTCCCTTCCCGATCCAGGGCTCGTGGCTGCTCTCGCTCTATCCCCCCTTCACCCGCAGCGCAACCATGTCGACTTCCCGGAAACCAATCGTAGCTGCCGAGTGGATCGCTCACGGACGCGCTGTTTTGACCTTGCTTGCAGATGGGCAATGGGGCATCTGGGATATTGAGGACGCGAGCCCAACGGCCACCAGTGCTAGTTCGGGTGGTCTGTTCAGTAAAGCCAGCGCCGGCCTTCGCGGTtctgccatcaccaactttaGCGTGACAGGCCACCTGGAGGGCACCAGCCCCTTGAAAAACCCCGCCACCCAAAAGTCACCAGCCGCCACTGGGTCATCTCGCGAATTTGTTCCCATGACGCCTCACACACGACGTGAAGCTCTTGCGTCCGCCAATGGAGGCCCCGAGAAGCTCGTTTGTGTACGGGGAGGCATCACCGTCACTCACTTGTCACCCGCCAAGGGAACAGCAACAGGCGATGAAACGGCGCTTCTCTGGCTTGGAGGCTCTGACCCACTTGTCTCGGTTGTTCCAAACGTTGCCAAATTCTGGGACTCGCAGCTGCGAAAagctgctggtggcggcAACCTCTGGAGTGGCACCCAGCTCACACGCATGGCCCGTCTGACGGATCTTGGTGCTGGTCTCCTCGGAGAGCGCTGCACAGGAGCCGCTGCCATCCCCAAGCCTGTCACTGCCAACAACTCTTCCGCGTCCGAAAACGGCACCCCCCCGGTCGAGGCTAGCCTCCCGGTTGAGGTGCTCATTCAAGGCGAGAGCCGCGTAGTGTTTGTTCACGAAAGCGAGGATGCTCCCTCTTTCACCAGCCGTCTTCTAGGAGCTCGTAAGAAGGTTGGCGGCCGCACAGATCTCGAGCCAGCCAAGGCCATTCTCGCCTATCCCAGGCCTGAGAAACCCAACAGCGTCGCTTTCAACCTCAGCATAGCCCACCGACCAGCATCTGAAAATGCGGCCTTGCTCCGGTCTGTCCGTCGACCCGCAGCAGCCGGTGGGCTATTTTCCCAGGATCAACCAAGAGGGGGCGATAGCTTGTTCCCGTCGGTTGAAGCCCCGGCTGTTCCTTCTCAGGGTGCGAGCCAGGCGATTGGGCTCCGGTTTATTAACGATCTGAACTTTGCGGCTGATCAGCCTGATGACGAGCAAGAGGCGATCAACAGGAAcattgaggaggagatgatggacaTTATGGAGATTGAcagggagctggagcagatggaggatgagagggagCGGTCGACGAAGAGGGTCTTTTTCGAGGAGGGTTAG